The genomic window ATCAGAAAGCCTTTCCATGAGGTTTTCACGGTCTTCATCGTCTTTGAAGATCCTGCGGCGTTCTATCCCCCTGATCATCACATGGTGTAATAAACCTGGTGTATCTAGTCTGGCTATTCTTGGCATGGCCACACTTTTACTGAAAATCTAACCAATGTCAAGCAATTTTAATTTTAATGGTCGTCCCCTTATCCCAGATTACAGAGAAGCATAATATTATTGTTCTTGGAGCTACCGGAGCCGGGAAATCCTATATTGCATGTGCTTTAGGTATGGAGGCATGTAAACATTACTATACTGTTAAATATATCCGCCTTCCTGAGTTGCTTGCTGAGCTGGCCATCGCCAGGGGTGAAGGCTGTTTTAATAAGGTCATTAATCAGTACAAAAAATACAGTCTTCTGATATTGGATGAATGGATGCTGGTGTCATTAACCGAAATCGAGGCAAGGGACCTGCTGGAAATAGTTCACTCACGACATAAATATGCATCTACTATTTTCTGTTCTCAGTTTGCCCCTGCTGGCTGGCACAAGAAAATATCAGAGTCAACTTTAGCTGATGCCATTCTTGATCGGATTGTTCATGATTCTTACACTATTGAAATACAGTACATAGACAAAGATAATGACAAATCAATGAGGGAGGTTTATGGCATTAAACAAAAAAAGAAAATATAAGTAATCATTTAATCTGGTTCCTAACAGGAACCATTGGAACCCCCTGCCCGGATTCATTGGAACCAACACCCCGGACAGGGTGGATTTTTTTGCCGGTATATCCAATTTGACCCCTTTTCAACACTTGACCTTGAACCGGATATAAGCGAGGCAGGGTTTCCTTTCTGACGCGCTGCCATGACCACACTGGGTTTAACACCTTTCACGACACCACTAATAAAACAGAATGCCCCTGTTATGATTCCAGTTTCTTTAAATTATCATAATTATTTTGTGCTGCTTTATTCGCTGGGTCTTTATTATATGCATCAAGATAATCTTTTTTTGCCTTTTCATTATCTCCGGTTACATTATATATAAATCCCCTCATGTTTAATAAGGCAGATGCTTCTTTAGCAGTGGGGTTATTTTTAAGCCCCTCACTGCAATCGTCAATAGCCTTCTGGTACGACTTTTCCTTGAGACGGGTAAATGCCAGTAACAGATAATTATTGGCCCTCTTCTTAATACTGTTTGCTGTGTTTACAGCATTAATTGCCTTTGCATAATCCTTTCCATCGTAATATACCCGACCAAGCAGCAGGTATGAATCATCATTCCGGTTATTTATCTCAATGGATTTTTCAGCCCAGCCTTTAACTTTGCCTGATCCCTCTTTTTTTAACACTGCATCACCAACTTTAAAAAGGGCCTCGGACAGATCTTTAGATACCCCAGTGTTTAAGCTGCTTTTTACTTTTATGGCATTTTCATAGGCCGTAAGTATTTTCTTACCTGCATTCGAAAGGTCTCCTTTCTCAAGATATGCCTTTCCTTCCGAAATAAGGACAGTCAATGATGCATCTGTTATTTTTTCCTGGGCCATAGCAACCCCGGTGAATCCAAACACTAAAATACAAAAAATCGTTATCAATTTATCTTTTCTGATTGCAGGCATAATCTGTTTCCTCTCTTATTGATGATGATCATCATGGTTTATAACATAAAATTAAATGCTCTAAATCCTTGTTACTGCTAACGCTGCTCGTTTCTTAGTTTCATATGGACATTATTCACTGATCAATCTCTCTAACAAGCCGAAAGCCAATAGCAAAGATCTTATAATCTGGCGATTCTTGTCTTCGAAATGCAGAACGACACTGACCAGCATGTGATCCATAGTTCCCTCCGCGAACAACCTTGTTTTTTCCAGAGCTTGGTCCTGTGGGGTCAACAACATGAGTTGATGGATAACGACCATACTCGTCATTAACCCATTCACTCACATTACCGTGCATATCGTACAGTCCCCATGCGTTAGGCTTTAAGCTGGCTACAGGTAATGGGGTTCCATGATAAACACCGAATGAACAGTTAAATAAAGAATCATCGAGTGAGGAATTATTTTCACTATCAGGAGAAAAATTTTCATAAGCACCATAAATACAATTATCTGTATTAAAGGCCGTTGTAGTTCCTGCCCTGACAGCATATTCCCATTCTGCCTCAGTAGGAAGGCGGTAGATTCCCTCTCCACGTTTATTCAATTTATTAATAAAAGTTTGAATATCATTCCATGAAACGGTTTCAACAGGACAGTCATTTCCACACTCTTTATAAGAAGAGGGATTACTTTTAATTATAGCCTTCCACTGCCCCTGAGTTACCTCCGTTGTCTGCATGTAAAATTGTTTTGTCAAGGTTACCTTGTGGAGGATCTCATCTTCATTTCTTTCAAGCTCATCCATCTTGCTTCCCATAATGAAAGTTCCTGCAGGAATTTCATTAAAAACCATACCTAAAGAGTTAGTGAATGATCCTCCTTTTACATGCAATGGAACTGCTGAATTTTTTTTAGCAAAAATACAGCCTGCTGTGCAAACCAAAAGGAAAGGGATAATAAATATAATTACCGAATAAATTTTATTTTTTATTTTTTCCATTTTATACTTCCCCAAGAGGCAATTCCCATTTCAAGTTATTTCAAAAAGTTAATAATATTATTATGTGAGTAGATTTAAAACTCCAAATAATAATTAATTTACGAAAAATAACAACATATTGTCGATTACTATTATAATAATTTCGTGCATTAAGATAACCATCTATTCGCTCATCTGATGAAACAGTTTCATTTTCTTCTTTTGGTTTATCGCCAAAATCCATTATAATAATTCCACGCATTATTATAACCGGCTATTCGCCGATCTGATAAAATAGAATCACTTTCTCCAGTTCTTTGGTCAACACCTGGCAGTCTATCTCTTCCACCATAATTAACCTGATCTAGATACGAATTTTCCATCGTGAAAATATCAGCATGGTTAGCCATATAACCAGTTTGAAAATATTGCACAATAGAAAGAGCTTCACAACATTCATGCATCAATAACCTATGAAGATTAAACCTACTTATTCCACCTCTTTTATCCGATATATAATCATGGCCTAATGAATTTGGATTAAGCATTATCATTCTTTCCCGATAGTTCAAATGAGTCTCTCTTCTAGTGAGTTCAACACCTTTCATATCCAATACACTGCGAATCCATGGAAAATCATTGACAAGTTTAGTAAATGCTTCATTTGCTCTTCCTAAAACTCTTAAATCACTTCTACTTGGACCTCTCGCTCCATCCCCATTACCAAATTCCACATTTCCGCCAAGTGTTTGATTAAGACTAGACATAGCCGCACGAATCGGAGACCAAACATAAGTATAGTAAGGATCAACAACCTCCCGTGATGTTTCATTGAACCCCTTTCTAAACTCATCTAGTTTTGGCCCAGGTATCGCAACATGACCACTAGGGTCAACATAGTTCAAGGGGTTATTCATGCAATAAGAGTATCTGTTAAGTGATTGGGGGTTATAGGGCGACTGTGCTATTGTATCCGCTGATATAAACCGCCCAATCACCGGGTCATACATCCTGGCATCATAATTATACAACCCACTTTCATTGTCAAGTTCCTGGTCTGTATACTTGTAATCAGATGCGTTTGCCCCTGAATGGCTCCTCTGAACACCAAATGGCATATATTCGGTTGTCTCAGTATCCGCTCCTGTACTATCTGTAATAGCAGTGGAGCTGCCAAGGTGATCCTTATGGAATATTTTAGAATTATTTATATTTGTACCTTCTATACTGGCAACCCTCATGTTTCCTGCAAATACATACTTTGTTGCCACCCCATTCTTTATCTCATAATCATTGCTTACATAATAGGTGGTTGTTCCTCCTGCCACCTTTTTAGCCCTTGCACCATTACCATCATATGTAAGGGTTGTTGTAACAGTACCGTTACGCGATACTGTAAGCGGCATATTATCCGCATTCCATGTAAGGCTTCTTGTAGCAATACTGGCAGGGTTTGTAAAATCATACCCACTTGTCATATTACCATTGGCATCATAGGAAAAGGCATAAGGCGTACCATTATAACTAATGGAACTTACCGCATTTATATGG from Desulfatiglans sp. includes these protein-coding regions:
- a CDS encoding formylglycine-generating enzyme family protein produces the protein MEKIKNKIYSVIIFIIPFLLVCTAGCIFAKKNSAVPLHVKGGSFTNSLGMVFNEIPAGTFIMGSKMDELERNEDEILHKVTLTKQFYMQTTEVTQGQWKAIIKSNPSSYKECGNDCPVETVSWNDIQTFINKLNKRGEGIYRLPTEAEWEYAVRAGTTTAFNTDNCIYGAYENFSPDSENNSSLDDSLFNCSFGVYHGTPLPVASLKPNAWGLYDMHGNVSEWVNDEYGRYPSTHVVDPTGPSSGKNKVVRGGNYGSHAGQCRSAFRRQESPDYKIFAIGFRLVREIDQ
- a CDS encoding transposase; translation: MPRIARLDTPGLLHHVMIRGIERRRIFKDDEDRENLMERLSD